In the genome of Nocardia sp. NBC_00416, one region contains:
- a CDS encoding helix-turn-helix domain-containing protein, with protein MAIGSTLPRRALGRRLRELRFQSKKSQLAAGLAIEVSKQGIGRLEEGQPVRISTAQFRDLLEFYGADDEVRDEVLGLIQEVKVAKGDPSRGWWRTYADVVNPHFDHFMSLEQACSQMTAFQLTLLPGLVQTAEYRRWLVRTADPEMSAVDVDRRLELMERRQRRLDADQGFTVDVLLSEAALRHQVGGRHVMAGQARHLVDLGRLPNVSIRVIPFGIGGHSGLIVQSFTMFEFPALRAARAPEPPVVFVEGFTGALFLEDDSAIERHRQALADLHEVALSADDSGRLMQEIAEEFAA; from the coding sequence ATGGCTATTGGATCGACGCTTCCGCGGCGCGCTTTGGGTCGACGGCTTCGCGAACTGCGGTTCCAATCGAAGAAAAGTCAGTTGGCCGCGGGTTTGGCGATCGAGGTGTCCAAGCAAGGGATCGGGCGGTTGGAAGAGGGGCAGCCGGTTCGAATCAGTACCGCACAGTTCCGGGATCTCCTGGAGTTCTATGGGGCCGATGACGAAGTACGGGATGAAGTGTTGGGCCTCATCCAAGAGGTGAAGGTGGCGAAGGGAGATCCGTCGCGCGGGTGGTGGCGCACCTACGCCGATGTGGTGAATCCACACTTCGACCACTTCATGAGTCTCGAGCAGGCATGCTCCCAGATGACCGCATTCCAGCTGACGCTATTGCCCGGGCTGGTGCAGACCGCCGAGTATCGCCGGTGGCTGGTCCGGACGGCCGACCCCGAGATGTCGGCGGTGGATGTCGACAGGCGACTGGAGCTGATGGAGAGGCGCCAACGGAGACTTGATGCGGACCAGGGGTTTACAGTCGATGTGCTGCTATCTGAAGCAGCGTTGCGGCATCAGGTAGGCGGACGTCATGTGATGGCTGGTCAAGCTCGGCATCTGGTCGATCTGGGAAGGCTGCCGAATGTTTCCATCCGGGTCATTCCGTTCGGGATCGGCGGGCACTCTGGACTGATAGTTCAGTCGTTTACTATGTTCGAGTTCCCCGCCCTGCGTGCAGCCCGCGCCCCGGAACCGCCGGTAGTGTTCGTGGAAGGCTTCACGGGCGCGTTGTTCTTGGAGGACGACAGCGCGATCGAACGCCACAGGCAGGCATTGGCAGATCTTCACGAGGTAGCGTTGAGTGCCGACGACAGTGGGCGCCTGATGCAGGAGATCGCAGAGGAGTTTGCCGCGTGA
- a CDS encoding DUF397 domain-containing protein: MTRDLTGASWFKSSYSQPSGDCVEVAHTTHAVGVRDSKNPTGPALVFAPAEWDAFLRKISSNS, encoded by the coding sequence GTGACCAGGGATCTAACCGGCGCGAGCTGGTTCAAGAGCAGCTACAGCCAGCCGAGCGGGGATTGCGTGGAGGTCGCGCACACGACCCATGCAGTCGGTGTTCGGGATTCGAAGAACCCCACTGGTCCCGCGCTCGTTTTCGCGCCGGCTGAGTGGGATGCATTCCTCCGGAAGATCTCGTCCAATAGCTGA
- a CDS encoding RDD family protein, translated as MTTGGFEPTYGQTTSIKPGGLGKRAVARFIDWIIAGIIGALFFWLLGSVWDTPDWVSVLPGAAFGWLYFVLFEVSSGSTPGKKLLGLHVNGSGGAPKPSLKDSSIRNAYMLLNLIPWVGGLLWFVAAIAIAVTVQGSPTKQGWHDNAAGGTQVIDT; from the coding sequence ATGACCACTGGTGGATTCGAACCGACTTACGGCCAGACGACCAGCATCAAACCGGGTGGCCTCGGAAAACGCGCCGTGGCCAGGTTCATCGACTGGATCATCGCGGGCATCATCGGCGCCCTCTTCTTCTGGCTCCTCGGCTCGGTCTGGGACACCCCCGACTGGGTCTCGGTACTCCCCGGCGCCGCCTTCGGCTGGCTCTACTTCGTGCTCTTCGAGGTGTCCTCGGGGTCCACACCGGGCAAGAAACTCCTCGGGCTGCACGTCAACGGGTCGGGTGGGGCGCCGAAACCGAGCCTCAAGGACTCGTCGATCCGCAACGCCTACATGCTGCTCAACCTGATCCCGTGGGTGGGCGGGTTGCTGTGGTTCGTGGCGGCGATCGCCATCGCGGTGACGGTGCAAGGGAGCCCGACGAAGCAGGGTTGGCACGACAACGCCGCGGGTGGAACCCAGGTCATCGACACCTGA
- a CDS encoding helix-turn-helix transcriptional regulator, which translates to MQARGVAAHSIAKHEAIHGSDDIDRTAEGLVRNGHDGSQYREVRFVGAGSGFVCVWAHHSGGGVARIIPDNHADFIVSSTGDQWLVGPATTVDLPELPPGTVLRGARIHTAALRAVTGAEGSDLRDAKVALDDLLPSRIARTLTDSLAEGRFGESLARTLWPRLRIDPRVSAAVAALAGSPVGIETLADHLALTPRHLRRLVETEAGLRPKTVQLVGRLQRAIELMRAEPELPLSLVAASTGYTDQAHFGRDARRLADLTPATLSR; encoded by the coding sequence ATGCAGGCGCGCGGCGTCGCGGCCCACTCCATCGCGAAACATGAGGCAATCCACGGTTCGGACGATATCGACCGGACCGCCGAGGGTCTTGTACGAAACGGACACGACGGCAGCCAGTACCGGGAGGTCCGCTTCGTCGGCGCCGGATCCGGTTTCGTCTGCGTATGGGCACATCACAGCGGCGGGGGAGTCGCGCGGATCATTCCCGACAATCACGCCGACTTCATCGTCAGCAGCACCGGCGACCAGTGGCTGGTCGGCCCCGCCACCACCGTCGACCTGCCGGAACTCCCGCCCGGCACCGTCCTGCGCGGCGCGCGAATCCACACTGCCGCGTTGCGTGCCGTGACCGGAGCCGAAGGGTCCGATCTACGAGACGCCAAGGTCGCGCTGGACGATCTGCTGCCCAGCCGTATCGCCCGGACATTGACCGACAGCCTCGCCGAAGGCCGCTTCGGCGAATCCCTCGCCCGCACGCTGTGGCCTCGCCTGCGCATCGACCCCCGGGTCTCCGCCGCCGTAGCCGCGCTGGCCGGCAGTCCCGTCGGCATCGAGACCCTGGCCGATCATCTCGCCCTCACACCCCGCCACCTGCGTCGCCTCGTGGAAACCGAAGCCGGCCTCCGCCCCAAGACCGTGCAACTGGTCGGCCGCCTCCAGCGGGCGATCGAACTGATGCGCGCCGAGCCGGAGCTGCCGCTGTCGCTGGTCGCCGCCTCGACCGGCTACACGGATCAGGCGCATTTCGGGCGGGACGCCCGTCGCCTCGCCGACCTGACCCCCGCGACCCTGAGCCGTTGA
- a CDS encoding VOC family protein, with amino-acid sequence MTVSLDLIGIVTTDLTRSLAFYRLLGVETPAVGGTEPHVEAVLPNGLRLAWDTLDTIRSFDPEFTPAAGGHPVALAFATASPADVDTLYKAVVAAGFHGHKEPWDAVWGQRYAVVHDPDGNTVDLFAPLPS; translated from the coding sequence ATGACCGTCTCTCTCGATCTCATCGGGATCGTCACCACCGACCTCACCCGCTCGCTCGCCTTCTACCGTCTTCTCGGCGTCGAGACGCCGGCGGTCGGCGGCACCGAACCCCATGTCGAGGCCGTACTTCCGAACGGTTTACGGCTCGCCTGGGACACGCTCGACACCATCCGGAGTTTCGATCCCGAATTCACCCCGGCAGCCGGCGGACATCCGGTGGCTCTGGCGTTCGCGACCGCGAGCCCGGCCGATGTCGACACGTTGTACAAGGCGGTCGTCGCGGCGGGGTTCCATGGGCACAAGGAGCCGTGGGACGCCGTCTGGGGACAGCGGTATGCCGTGGTCCACGATCCGGACGGCAATACCGTCGATCTCTTCGCGCCCCTGCCATCGTGA
- a CDS encoding cytochrome P450, protein MAQRNPAQFPPPGASARRGWIDSDDGRVALHSPEFAADPHRAYREMRSKWGSLAPVELAPGIPATLVVGYSTALRVLNDPDRFPADPRAWQKDIPAECPVLPIMEWRPTASRNTGADFQRYREAITASIGAVDLHALHATVEKAAIPLINSFCETGAADLIGQYAFPLTFGLVNALLGCPAEIGQRVATGMAALVEGIDAEQGNQMISAAMLELVALKRTEPGNDITSELLRHPAALDEAEMVHQVAGHYGAGIEFQQNLIANTLLLILTDDRFGGSVLGGSLSTLDALDEVLFNDPPLANFLITYPRHPVLVDDVWLPAHQPVLVSMAACNNDPAIRAENRTGNRSHLAWGIGGHACPARSLSYVIAQNAIDQLLDALPEMEPALPGGVPAWRPGPFHRALAELPVTFSPMARLNL, encoded by the coding sequence TTGGCGCAGCGGAATCCCGCGCAATTCCCGCCACCTGGCGCGAGCGCCCGCCGCGGGTGGATCGATTCCGATGATGGGCGGGTAGCCCTGCACTCGCCGGAATTCGCCGCCGACCCGCACCGCGCCTACCGCGAAATGCGCAGTAAATGGGGTTCGCTGGCCCCCGTGGAGCTGGCCCCGGGCATACCCGCGACGCTGGTCGTCGGGTACAGCACCGCGCTGCGCGTCCTCAACGACCCGGATCGTTTCCCCGCCGACCCCCGCGCCTGGCAGAAAGACATCCCCGCCGAATGCCCCGTTCTGCCGATCATGGAGTGGCGCCCCACCGCCAGCCGTAATACCGGCGCCGATTTCCAGCGTTACCGGGAGGCCATCACCGCCAGTATCGGCGCCGTGGATCTGCACGCGCTGCACGCGACGGTGGAGAAGGCGGCGATCCCGCTGATCAACAGCTTCTGCGAAACCGGCGCCGCCGACCTCATCGGCCAGTACGCCTTTCCGCTGACCTTCGGCCTCGTCAATGCCCTGCTCGGCTGCCCGGCCGAGATCGGGCAGCGCGTCGCCACCGGTATGGCCGCACTCGTCGAGGGTATCGACGCCGAGCAGGGCAACCAGATGATCAGCGCGGCGATGCTGGAACTGGTGGCCCTCAAGCGGACCGAACCCGGTAACGACATCACCTCGGAGCTGCTGCGGCATCCCGCCGCACTCGACGAAGCCGAGATGGTCCATCAGGTGGCCGGCCATTACGGCGCGGGTATCGAATTCCAGCAGAACCTGATCGCCAACACCCTGCTCCTCATCCTGACCGACGACCGTTTCGGCGGCAGCGTGCTCGGCGGCAGCCTGTCCACCCTGGACGCGCTGGACGAGGTCCTGTTCAACGACCCGCCCCTGGCGAACTTCCTCATCACCTACCCCCGCCACCCCGTGCTCGTCGACGACGTCTGGTTGCCCGCCCACCAACCCGTCCTGGTCAGCATGGCCGCGTGCAACAACGATCCCGCGATCCGCGCCGAGAACCGGACCGGCAACCGTTCCCACCTCGCCTGGGGCATCGGCGGGCACGCCTGCCCCGCCCGATCGCTGTCCTATGTGATCGCGCAGAACGCCATCGACCAGCTCCTCGACGCGCTCCCGGAAATGGAGCCCGCGCTGCCGGGAGGGGTGCCGGCCTGGCGGCCGGGCCCGTTCCACCGTGCCCTGGCCGAGCTACCGGTCACCTTCAGCCCGATGGCCAGGCTGAACCTGTAA
- a CDS encoding AraC family transcriptional regulator ligand-binding domain-containing protein translates to MRLPVDTVESVSFPNFMLAHSGLNGAARRLLARATDLPEWVLDSPDTMVPSDHQLRLWEQLEHELDDPDVALRIGATNTLGHFGVHDYLFSTAPTLADGLARSEEFADLITTNVGFAVLGDSEDEANADIRLLNGLGRGRQLATQFALAAVVTRARNATGRDVRPIRLRFRQPAPRRHDGFVEMFGTRRVDFWAPTDQITFRAADLALPLRTADPALAAILRRAVPALPPPLRLEVSWSGQVHQALTVLLRDGRVTIDRAAHYMAMSRRSLQRRLADEGTTWTRELDRARAAVVEQRLHLGPGETQAALARRIGYSDAGALRRARQRWSARA, encoded by the coding sequence GTGCGGTTGCCAGTGGATACGGTGGAAAGCGTTTCGTTCCCGAATTTCATGCTGGCCCATTCCGGGCTGAACGGGGCGGCGCGGCGACTGCTCGCTCGCGCGACCGACCTGCCGGAATGGGTGCTGGACAGCCCGGACACCATGGTGCCCAGCGATCATCAGCTACGTCTGTGGGAACAGCTCGAGCACGAACTCGACGACCCGGATGTGGCGCTGCGTATCGGCGCGACGAACACATTGGGGCATTTCGGCGTGCACGACTACCTGTTCAGCACGGCCCCCACCCTCGCCGACGGGCTGGCCCGCTCCGAAGAATTCGCGGACCTGATCACCACCAATGTGGGATTCGCGGTGCTCGGCGACTCCGAGGACGAGGCGAACGCGGATATCCGGCTGCTGAACGGGCTGGGACGCGGGCGGCAACTGGCCACCCAGTTCGCGCTGGCGGCGGTGGTGACCCGGGCGCGCAACGCCACCGGGCGTGATGTCCGTCCGATCCGGCTCCGGTTCCGGCAGCCCGCACCGCGGCGCCACGACGGCTTCGTCGAGATGTTCGGCACGCGCCGGGTGGATTTCTGGGCGCCCACCGACCAGATCACGTTCCGCGCAGCGGATCTGGCGTTACCGCTGCGCACCGCAGACCCGGCGCTCGCCGCGATCCTGCGCCGAGCCGTGCCCGCGCTGCCGCCGCCGCTGCGGCTCGAGGTCAGCTGGTCCGGTCAGGTGCACCAGGCGCTCACCGTCCTGCTGCGCGACGGCCGGGTGACCATCGATCGGGCCGCGCACTATATGGCGATGAGCCGGCGGAGCCTGCAACGCCGGCTCGCCGACGAAGGCACAACCTGGACGCGTGAACTCGACCGTGCCCGGGCCGCGGTGGTGGAGCAGCGCCTGCACCTCGGCCCGGGCGAGACGCAGGCGGCGCTGGCCAGACGGATCGGCTATTCCGATGCGGGAGCGCTGCGCCGGGCCCGTCAGCGATGGTCCGCGCGGGCATGA
- a CDS encoding phosphotransferase has translation MSETATSGPAGGILPGVLKLGGHVLKEKILRPGDIAIPMRKDEVSAAWLTEVLATGSPGAEVESFDLTDVDTGTTSRWKATIRYNEAGRAANLPEQLFAKTTLTFTQRLTQYLAHALPGEPGFFQYLRPELDIEAPRGYFGAADTRTGRSLTLLEDVGVTRDARFCTPLDRVTLEQMRDLLANMARWHGHYWKSPELGTRDWLKTPDAHFRNFDRLLGMKKRATVGLRRAPELVPDTLPPVQDQLYDACGRALLIAQQGPQTLLHGDPHIGNAYVCGDGRMGFTDWQLVMRGSWAFDVAYTITSGLEVEDRRNWERELLTFYIDRLHAAGGPALSFDGTWLAYRQQCLYPYFAWMITIGRSALMPKFQPDDVCRAIVHRTATAIMDLDALQAVGS, from the coding sequence ATGAGCGAGACGGCGACCAGCGGCCCGGCCGGCGGAATACTGCCCGGGGTACTGAAACTGGGCGGACATGTCCTGAAGGAGAAGATCCTCCGGCCCGGCGACATCGCGATTCCGATGCGGAAGGACGAGGTGAGCGCGGCATGGCTCACCGAGGTGCTGGCGACCGGGAGTCCCGGCGCGGAAGTCGAATCGTTCGACCTCACCGATGTCGACACCGGGACCACCAGCCGGTGGAAGGCCACGATCCGCTACAACGAGGCGGGCCGGGCGGCGAACCTGCCCGAGCAGCTGTTCGCCAAGACGACACTGACTTTCACTCAGCGGTTGACTCAGTATCTGGCGCACGCCCTGCCCGGGGAGCCCGGGTTCTTCCAGTACTTGCGCCCGGAACTCGATATCGAGGCCCCCCGCGGCTATTTCGGCGCGGCCGACACGCGGACCGGGCGGTCGCTCACCTTGCTCGAGGATGTCGGCGTGACCCGGGATGCCCGGTTCTGCACTCCGCTCGATCGTGTGACGCTGGAACAGATGCGGGATCTGCTGGCGAATATGGCCCGCTGGCACGGCCACTACTGGAAATCGCCGGAACTGGGCACGCGCGACTGGTTGAAGACGCCGGACGCGCACTTCCGCAATTTCGACCGGCTGCTGGGGATGAAGAAACGGGCGACGGTCGGCCTGCGCCGTGCACCCGAACTGGTGCCCGACACCCTGCCGCCGGTACAGGATCAGCTCTACGACGCGTGCGGCCGTGCACTGCTGATCGCCCAGCAGGGTCCGCAGACGCTGCTGCACGGCGACCCCCACATCGGCAACGCCTATGTGTGCGGGGACGGCCGGATGGGCTTCACCGACTGGCAGCTGGTGATGCGCGGCAGCTGGGCGTTCGACGTCGCCTACACGATCACCTCCGGGCTGGAGGTCGAGGACCGCCGGAACTGGGAGCGCGAACTGCTCACCTTCTATATCGACCGCCTGCACGCGGCGGGCGGGCCCGCCCTGTCCTTCGACGGCACCTGGCTCGCCTACCGGCAGCAGTGCCTCTACCCCTACTTCGCCTGGATGATCACCATCGGCCGCAGTGCGCTCATGCCGAAATTCCAGCCCGACGACGTCTGCCGCGCGATCGTGCACCGCACCGCCACCGCGATCATGGACCTGGATGCGCTGCAGGCGGTCGGCAGCTGA
- a CDS encoding class I SAM-dependent methyltransferase — MCTISWTENDESCSAHWHSENSAAPPDRVVVVDDRTSAQSAHRMIRAGTGLLWRGDFHNARQLMSALDRRLKRSAGRGPTGGDTAALFHRHRSARAERAELLGRLLILLEPDRSLSLRRAPEVRAACDHAYGTAAVGDTGRTCVSLPELLGVLSAYQWHQKGVDIPALEARIHPAYGVFSPVRGEYVDLVARAPFPPGDAPPVVFDLGTGTGVLAAVLARRGARQVVATDINPRAVACARANMGRLGLADRVRVEAADLWPSGQADLVVCNPPWLPAHPTSALELGIYDPGSDMLHRFLDGLTDHLTPAGEGWLILSDLAEHLRLRTRDELLGAIAGAGLRVADRYDTSPRHPRATDTSDALHEARGREVTSLWRLVRAG, encoded by the coding sequence ATGTGCACGATCAGCTGGACCGAGAACGATGAATCCTGCTCCGCCCATTGGCATTCCGAGAATTCGGCAGCGCCGCCCGATCGTGTGGTGGTCGTCGACGATCGCACCTCCGCCCAGTCCGCGCACCGCATGATTCGCGCCGGAACGGGTCTGCTGTGGCGTGGCGACTTCCACAATGCCCGCCAGCTCATGAGCGCACTGGACCGGCGGCTGAAGCGCAGCGCCGGGCGCGGCCCCACCGGAGGGGACACGGCGGCGCTGTTCCACCGCCACCGCAGTGCGCGCGCCGAGCGCGCCGAACTGCTCGGGCGGCTGCTGATCCTGCTGGAGCCGGACCGGTCGCTGTCGTTGCGCCGGGCGCCCGAAGTGCGGGCGGCCTGCGACCACGCGTACGGGACCGCGGCCGTCGGCGATACCGGGCGGACCTGCGTTTCGCTGCCCGAACTCCTCGGCGTGCTCAGCGCCTACCAATGGCATCAGAAGGGCGTGGACATTCCCGCGCTGGAGGCCCGGATCCACCCCGCCTACGGTGTCTTCTCGCCGGTCCGCGGCGAATACGTCGATCTCGTCGCCCGGGCGCCGTTCCCGCCGGGCGACGCACCGCCCGTCGTGTTCGATCTCGGCACCGGGACCGGAGTGCTCGCCGCGGTCCTCGCCCGGCGCGGGGCGCGGCAGGTGGTGGCCACCGATATCAACCCGCGTGCGGTGGCGTGCGCCCGCGCGAATATGGGCCGCCTCGGCCTGGCCGACCGCGTCCGGGTCGAGGCGGCCGACCTGTGGCCGTCCGGGCAGGCCGACCTGGTCGTGTGCAATCCGCCCTGGTTGCCCGCGCACCCGACCTCGGCTCTGGAACTCGGCATCTACGACCCCGGCTCGGATATGCTGCACCGCTTCCTGGACGGACTCACCGACCACCTCACCCCGGCAGGTGAGGGCTGGCTGATCCTGTCCGATCTCGCCGAGCATCTCCGATTGCGGACCCGCGACGAACTTCTCGGCGCCATCGCCGGCGCCGGTCTGCGCGTCGCCGACCGCTACGACACGTCCCCGCGGCACCCGCGTGCCACCGACACTTCCGACGCACTCCACGAGGCCCGCGGCCGCGAAGTCACCTCGCTGTGGCGGCTGGTGCGGGCCGGGTAA
- a CDS encoding MerR family transcriptional regulator — translation MAWSTRQLAELAGTSLRAVRHYHEVGLLDEPERASNGYKRYGVAHLVRLLRIKRLTDLGFSLSQIAELGDADEHPEEALRALDAELAGTIERLQRVRVELAVILRQGAPTDLPPELASASARFSEADRAFIVVMTRVLGPKGLDAWREMLLAYHADPVADEFDDLPADADERTRQDLAERFAPHARDLAAAHPGLHDVDDAPGGPRFVSETIGMALVDLYNPAQIDVLRRMAPMLEADGS, via the coding sequence ATGGCCTGGAGTACCCGTCAGCTCGCCGAGCTCGCCGGCACGAGTCTGCGGGCGGTCCGGCACTACCACGAAGTGGGGCTGCTCGACGAACCCGAACGGGCGTCGAACGGGTACAAGCGTTACGGCGTGGCCCACCTGGTTCGGCTGCTGCGGATCAAACGCCTGACCGATCTCGGATTCTCGCTGTCGCAGATCGCCGAACTGGGCGACGCCGACGAACACCCGGAGGAGGCGTTGCGCGCGCTGGACGCCGAACTGGCCGGCACCATCGAACGGCTCCAGCGGGTGCGGGTCGAACTCGCGGTCATCCTGCGCCAGGGCGCACCGACCGATCTACCGCCCGAACTCGCGTCCGCGAGCGCCCGGTTCTCCGAAGCCGACCGGGCGTTCATCGTCGTCATGACCCGTGTCCTGGGGCCCAAGGGACTCGACGCCTGGCGCGAGATGCTGCTGGCCTACCATGCGGACCCCGTCGCCGACGAGTTCGACGACCTGCCCGCCGACGCCGATGAGCGGACCCGCCAGGACCTGGCCGAACGCTTCGCCCCGCACGCCCGCGACCTCGCCGCCGCGCACCCCGGGCTCCACGATGTGGACGACGCGCCGGGCGGCCCCCGGTTCGTGTCCGAGACCATCGGAATGGCGCTCGTCGACCTCTACAACCCGGCCCAGATCGATGTGCTGCGACGCATGGCGCCCATGCTCGAAGCCGACGGCTCCTGA
- the ilvC gene encoding ketol-acid reductoisomerase, whose amino-acid sequence MPRLRVSRVSRVRNSQKGYHQVAVEMFYDDDADLSIIQGRKVAVIGYGSQGHAHSLSLRDSGVEVRIGLKEGSKSRAKAEEAGLTVGTPAEVSEWADVIMLLAPDTAQASIFTNEIEPNLNDGDALFFGHGLNIHFGLIKAPAGVTVGMVAPKGPGHLVRRQFVDGKGVPALIAIDQDPTGEGQALALSYAKGIGGTRAGVIKTTFKEETETDLFGEQAVLCGGTEELVKTGFEVMVEAGYAPEMAYFEVLHELKLIVDLMYEGGIARMNYSVSDTAEFGGYLSGPRVIDADTKKRMQDILKDIQDGTFVKRLVANVDGGNKELEGLRKQNAEHPIEVTGKKLRDLMSWVDRPITETA is encoded by the coding sequence GTGCCTCGTTTACGCGTTTCCCGCGTTTCGCGGGTTCGAAATAGTCAGAAGGGATACCACCAAGTGGCAGTCGAGATGTTCTACGACGACGACGCCGATCTGTCGATCATCCAGGGCCGCAAGGTCGCGGTGATCGGCTACGGCAGCCAGGGGCACGCGCATTCGCTGAGCCTGCGCGATTCCGGCGTCGAGGTCCGTATCGGCCTCAAGGAAGGCTCCAAGTCGCGGGCAAAGGCCGAGGAGGCCGGCCTGACCGTCGGCACCCCCGCAGAGGTTTCGGAGTGGGCCGACGTCATCATGCTGCTCGCCCCCGACACCGCGCAGGCCTCGATCTTCACCAATGAGATCGAGCCCAACCTGAACGACGGCGACGCCCTGTTCTTCGGGCACGGCCTCAACATCCACTTCGGCCTGATCAAGGCCCCGGCCGGCGTCACCGTCGGCATGGTCGCTCCGAAGGGCCCCGGCCACCTCGTGCGCCGTCAGTTCGTCGACGGCAAGGGCGTGCCCGCCCTGATCGCCATCGATCAGGACCCGACCGGCGAAGGCCAGGCGCTGGCCCTGTCCTACGCGAAGGGCATCGGCGGCACCCGCGCCGGCGTCATCAAGACCACCTTCAAGGAAGAGACCGAGACCGACCTGTTCGGTGAGCAGGCCGTCCTCTGCGGTGGCACCGAAGAGCTGGTCAAGACCGGCTTCGAGGTGATGGTCGAGGCCGGTTACGCGCCGGAGATGGCCTACTTCGAGGTGCTGCACGAGCTGAAGCTGATCGTGGACCTGATGTACGAGGGCGGTATCGCCCGCATGAACTACTCGGTTTCCGATACCGCCGAATTCGGCGGCTATCTGTCGGGCCCGCGGGTCATCGATGCCGACACCAAGAAGCGGATGCAGGACATCCTCAAGGACATCCAGGACGGCACCTTCGTCAAGCGCCTGGTCGCCAATGTCGACGGCGGTAACAAGGAGCTCGAGGGCCTGCGCAAGCAGAACGCCGAGCACCCGATCGAGGTCACCGGCAAGAAGCTGCGCGATCTCATGAGCTGGGTGGACCGGCCGATCACCGAAACCGCCTGA
- the ilvN gene encoding acetolactate synthase small subunit, with translation MSTTHTLSVLVEDKPGVLARVASLFSRRGFNIESLAVGATEVKEISRMTIVVTVDDLPLEQVTKQLNKLVNVIKIVEQDPDSSVARELILVKVRADASVRTQVIESVNLFRAKVIDVSPDALTVEATGTRSKLDALLRMLEPYGIREIVQSGVVAVGRGPKSITATR, from the coding sequence ATGAGCACCACCCACACCCTCAGCGTTCTGGTCGAGGACAAGCCTGGTGTGCTGGCCCGGGTGGCCAGCCTGTTCTCGCGCCGCGGATTCAATATCGAATCCCTGGCGGTGGGCGCCACCGAGGTCAAGGAGATCTCCCGGATGACCATCGTGGTCACCGTCGACGATCTGCCGCTCGAACAGGTCACCAAACAGCTCAACAAGCTGGTGAACGTGATCAAGATCGTCGAACAGGACCCGGACAGCTCCGTGGCCCGCGAACTGATCCTGGTGAAGGTCCGCGCCGACGCCAGTGTGCGCACCCAGGTGATCGAATCGGTCAACCTGTTCCGCGCCAAGGTCATCGACGTCTCGCCCGACGCGCTCACCGTCGAGGCGACCGGCACCCGGTCCAAGCTGGACGCGCTGCTGCGCATGCTCGAGCCGTACGGCATCCGGGAGATAGTGCAATCCGGGGTGGTGGCCGTGGGCCGCGGACCGAAGTCCATCACCGCCACCCGTTGA